Proteins from a genomic interval of Patescibacteria group bacterium:
- a CDS encoding aromatic amino acid transport family protein: protein MKISKQVYAVTTLSGTIIGAGLFALPYITLQLGFWVILGYFLVLGALVILIHLFFGELALKTADFKRLPGFAKIYLGKKGEAVAYISTIFGIFGALLAYLILGGEFLAELLSPILGGNAQFYTFFYFIIGSALIFSGIKAIAKVEFWGLVLFLVILLAIFFRGRTFIAAENLFSAPDWSLSFLPYGVILFSIWGAALIPEVEEMLGKEKKRILKIIPIAILIPIIIYLFFIYLILGITGPQTTESALTGLKIVLGDGIVSLALLFGLLTTFTSFITLGLTLKKVFWYDLKFTKISAWAITCFLPLFFYLIGFKNFIEVIGVVGGIMLAIDGILILLMYRKVFPDKKTFVYPLILLLLGGIIYSFVYFS from the coding sequence ATGAAAATTTCCAAACAGGTTTACGCCGTGACCACTCTTTCCGGCACCATTATCGGAGCCGGGCTTTTCGCCCTGCCCTACATCACCCTTCAGCTGGGCTTTTGGGTAATTCTCGGTTATTTTTTGGTTTTGGGGGCTTTGGTCATTTTGATTCATTTATTTTTCGGGGAACTGGCTTTAAAAACGGCGGACTTCAAACGCCTTCCCGGCTTTGCCAAGATTTATCTTGGAAAAAAAGGCGAAGCCGTCGCTTATATCTCGACAATTTTCGGCATCTTCGGGGCGCTTTTGGCTTATCTGATTTTGGGGGGAGAATTTTTGGCCGAGCTGCTTTCGCCGATTCTGGGAGGGAACGCCCAGTTTTACACTTTTTTTTATTTCATTATCGGGTCGGCTTTGATTTTTTCCGGAATAAAAGCCATTGCCAAGGTGGAATTCTGGGGCCTGGTTTTATTTCTCGTAATTTTACTGGCCATCTTTTTCCGCGGAAGGACGTTTATAGCGGCGGAAAATCTTTTTTCCGCTCCCGATTGGTCTTTGTCTTTTCTGCCTTACGGCGTTATTCTTTTTTCCATCTGGGGGGCGGCCCTGATTCCGGAGGTGGAAGAAATGCTGGGAAAAGAAAAGAAGCGGATTTTGAAAATCATTCCCATCGCCATTTTAATTCCGATAATTATTTATCTTTTTTTCATTTATTTGATTCTTGGCATCACCGGACCCCAAACCACGGAATCGGCTTTGACGGGATTAAAAATCGTGCTGGGAGACGGCATAGTTTCTCTGGCTCTGCTTTTCGGGCTTTTAACGACCTTCACCTCTTTTATCACTTTGGGCCTTACTTTAAAAAAGGTTTTTTGGTATGATTTGAAATTTACCAAAATTTCGGCTTGGGCGATTACTTGTTTCCTGCCTTTGTTTTTTTATCTGATTGGCTTTAAAAATTTTATTGAGGTGATCGGAGTTGTCGGCGGGATAATGCTGGCCATTGACGGCATTTTGATTTTGTTAATGTACAGAAAAGTTTTTCCGGATAAAAAAACATTCGTTTATCCTTTGATTTTGTTGCTTTTGGGCGGCATTATTTACTCATTTGTTTATTTTTCTTAA
- the aspS gene encoding aspartate--tRNA ligase, translated as MLRTHTCGQLTKKDKGKNVVLCGWVHRHRNHGGLIFIDLRDRYGLTQINFNPDRNKAIWDEAYKLRGEWVIKVKGKVVERPKEMINKKMATGEIEVEAENLEILSQSKTPPFEIDEAKAKGANEALRLEYRFLDLRRSKLQAIMKTRDEIISYIRDYFHKRDFLEVQTPILANSSPEGARDYLVPSRLYPGKFYALPQAPQQFKQLLMVAGVDKYFQIAPCFRDEDTRADRHPGDFYQIDLEMSFVEQEDIWQTIEPLMVELTEKFGKKKILAKPFPRLTYKEAISKYGSDKPDLRFPLEITQITDLVKGCGFSVFSEAVKAGGTVQALKVDGGAKFTRKEIDELTEVAKARGGKGLAYLVIKEKGELHSPIVKFLGQELAEKIVKEVKAKAGDIIFFSADTWRPACQILGAVRGECGEKLGLKDNKTTAWVWIYDFPMYDYSELEEGRIDFSHNPFSMPQGGMKALESKNPLEILAYQYDLVCNGYEISSGAIRNHEPEIMYKAFAIAGYAKKEVDKKFGHMIKAFSYGCPPHGGFAPGLDRLLMILLDCDSIRDIYAFPKDGQARDVMMDSPSEVSEKQLKEIGIKIA; from the coding sequence ATGCTAAGGACTCATACCTGCGGGCAATTAACTAAAAAAGACAAAGGCAAAAACGTGGTTTTATGCGGCTGGGTGCATCGGCACCGCAATCACGGCGGCCTTATTTTTATTGATTTGCGCGACCGCTACGGCCTGACCCAAATTAACTTCAATCCGGACAGGAACAAGGCGATTTGGGATGAAGCTTATAAACTGCGGGGCGAATGGGTGATAAAGGTGAAAGGCAAGGTGGTAGAGCGGCCGAAAGAAATGATAAACAAAAAAATGGCAACCGGAGAAATTGAAGTAGAGGCCGAAAATTTAGAAATTTTAAGCCAATCCAAAACTCCGCCGTTTGAGATTGACGAAGCCAAAGCCAAGGGGGCGAACGAAGCTTTGCGTTTGGAATACCGATTTTTGGATTTGCGGCGGTCAAAACTGCAGGCGATAATGAAAACCCGCGATGAGATTATAAGTTATATCAGGGATTATTTCCATAAGCGCGATTTTTTGGAAGTGCAGACTCCGATTCTGGCTAATTCTTCTCCGGAAGGGGCGCGGGATTATTTAGTTCCTTCCCGGCTTTATCCGGGGAAATTTTACGCTTTGCCCCAGGCGCCGCAGCAATTCAAACAACTTTTGATGGTGGCCGGAGTTGATAAATATTTTCAGATCGCGCCCTGTTTCCGGGATGAGGATACGAGGGCTGACCGGCATCCGGGAGATTTTTACCAGATTGACTTGGAAATGAGTTTTGTGGAGCAGGAAGATATCTGGCAAACGATTGAGCCGCTGATGGTGGAATTAACGGAGAAATTCGGGAAAAAGAAAATTTTAGCCAAACCTTTCCCGCGTTTAACTTATAAAGAGGCAATAAGCAAATATGGTTCGGATAAGCCGGACTTAAGGTTCCCACTGGAAATAACACAGATCACAGATCTGGTGAAAGGTTGCGGATTTAGCGTTTTTTCCGAGGCCGTGAAAGCCGGCGGAACCGTCCAAGCCCTGAAAGTTGACGGCGGGGCTAAATTTACCCGCAAGGAAATTGATGAATTAACCGAAGTCGCCAAAGCCAGGGGGGGCAAGGGGTTGGCTTATTTGGTTATTAAAGAAAAGGGCGAACTGCATTCGCCAATAGTAAAATTTTTGGGGCAGGAACTGGCGGAAAAAATTGTAAAAGAAGTTAAAGCCAAAGCCGGCGATATTATATTTTTTTCCGCCGATACCTGGCGGCCGGCCTGCCAGATTTTGGGCGCGGTTCGCGGCGAATGCGGAGAAAAGCTGGGTTTGAAAGACAATAAGACGACGGCCTGGGTTTGGATTTATGATTTTCCCATGTATGATTATTCCGAGCTTGAAGAAGGCAGAATTGATTTTTCCCACAATCCTTTTTCCATGCCCCAGGGAGGAATGAAGGCCCTGGAATCCAAAAACCCTTTGGAAATTTTGGCTTACCAGTATGATTTGGTCTGCAACGGCTATGAAATATCCTCCGGCGCGATCCGCAACCATGAGCCGGAAATTATGTATAAGGCTTTTGCCATTGCCGGCTATGCCAAAAAAGAAGTGGATAAAAAGTTCGGCCACATGATAAAAGCCTTTTCCTACGGATGTCCGCCGCATGGCGGATTTGCCCCGGGGCTAGACCGGCTTTTAATGATTCTGCTTGACTGCGATTCAATCCGCGATATTTACGCTTTTCCCAAAGACGGGCAGGCGCGCGACGTGATGATGGACAGCCCGAGCGAGGTAAGCGAGAAGCAATTAAAGGAGATAGGGATTAAGATCGCATGA
- a CDS encoding four helix bundle protein: protein MEGRTIKFGEEILFLAKSLEKNIINNPLISQIVRSGTSIGANYFEANGAASRKDFKNKICICKKEARETKYWLELIAKANDGHKDKCRILWKEANELTLIFSKIILTINKGE from the coding sequence TTGGAGGGTAGAACAATAAAGTTTGGCGAAGAAATATTATTTTTGGCCAAATCTTTAGAAAAAAATATCATAAATAATCCTTTGATAAGCCAAATTGTCAGATCGGGGACCAGTATTGGCGCCAATTATTTTGAGGCTAATGGCGCTGCCTCCAGAAAAGATTTTAAGAATAAAATCTGTATTTGCAAGAAAGAAGCAAGGGAAACAAAGTATTGGCTGGAATTAATCGCTAAAGCCAATGATGGCCATAAAGATAAGTGCAGAATATTATGGAAAGAAGCTAACGAATTAACTCTGATATTTTCGAAAATTATTTTGACAATTAATAAAGGTGAATAG